aaaaataataaaataataccagccacgtcagcttgttgtagggctgttgtgagaaatgagtgtaggaatcatttctctattcgATTATATTTCATctgtaaactttataaataagagtaatgtttcttgcacaactttcACAtattgcacaactctaactacttaattttttattttttttatttttataatcaaccattgaatttgtttttttccatGTAGGCCATTTTGTACTGTAAACTCATCAATGAATAAAagcaacaatgtagccctttgggctttacaTTGAAGACATGGGTCAAAGACAGGACATAAGTTaatacaaatcggtttgtaggaaatttcatacaattcaCATACAAGAgtaacatgtgtcatttaaacatgtgataaacacatattttgttattaatgctacaaaaaaaaaaaaaaaacatggtacAAGAgtaacatgtgtcatttaaacatgtgataAACATATATTTCCTTATTAatgctacaaaaaaaaaacatgtgaaaaacgcatgctattaaaacaatgtgcttctcacatgtcaatAGACACatttcaatcttatatgtgaattgtatgaaatttcttacaaaccgatttataagaaatttctatccTCATAAACTGAATCACgtaaaatttttattcttattttctttattttgattttgattttatatttttatagcaTTATCTTTTCTCTCATAGTCTCCGACACTATCCTCCACCTACAAAGATACTAATTAATTTAGATCAGTATTAGATTCTAATTTACTTTAATCTTGAGTATCTTCGTTGGTGGGTGATGGGGTAGCTAGACTCCTACTATCATCCACCTACAAagatactaattaattaagatcaGTATTAGATTCTAATTTACTTTAACCTTGAGTATCTTCGTTGGTGGATGATGGGGTAGCTAGACTCCTTGCCTATCACTGAGTCTTCAACACACGTCATTATCTCAAAGATATGTGACGCACAACAACCCCAATCACCATAAAAAGAGGATGAATTATGAATACTACTTTTTCCACAACAATCCAACCAAAAGTCACGACTTAGACTTAGACTTGCCTTATACTTGACTTGACCCGGTCTATACGccttttaatattatattttaaagtattaattGAACACTATTTCAAGATACGATTTTTTACTactttgcctatgtggcaaggtggtctcctactttaatttatttttaaaaaataaaaaaactcaaaaagtagtgggggaccaccttgccacataggtaatgtggtgaaaaattgtatatttaggtggtgttcaatcattattctatatTTTAATGGCAGATTGCTTTTCCTTCTCCCCACCCCacccctttaaaaaataaataataaataaataataaaaaagttcaaTACAATTTAGCATTCTTGGCTAacgctcatttttttttatagagatAGATTAGCTAGATAACAAATTTACCCAACAATTATATAATTATGCTGATGtattcagtatttttttttattattaattttttttagaaaaaaaaaatgctgacaCATTAACGTTGTTGCGTAtataagagttgtgcaaataacGTCTCTTTTTCATAAAGCATTATGAATTGACAAATGTTATGTTTTGGCTCTTCAAACTGTCAATTTGTTGCAACTTAACGCATTCCACCAGTCTTGACCGTTATgtttaatagaaaattaaatttgaccaaaatatttcgaaatattcatattttgatcattgaaaaatcaaaattatcctttgtctttttctactaattaacaaagaaaatgggtaatttttgtttttcaattgtcaaaataagggtattttaaaaatattttggtcaaatttgattttttatccAATAAAACGATCAAGATTGACAGAAGAAGTTAAGTTATAACAAATTGGCAGTTTGAAGCACCAAATCATAACACTTGTCAGTTCACATAAGCCTCTTTTTAATATTGAGTTTGTTAAGTTAGCGTAATAGCCCTCACTTAACCATAGAGTTTGTTAAGCATATTACCCTCATTTAACCACAAGGTTGTTAAGTGTTTAATAAGTACTCCCACTCGACGCCTTGGatcatgaaaaaataaaaaaacctttttctcaaacccttttttatttttcatttcacaaaactttttcttttccttttaaattaacttatttcctttaaaatctcatttatttcaaaattcctttttatttttagaagtcatttcctTTCTACTTATCTAAATCTCAATGTATACGTAATATACATGAACATATTTAAAAcctcaattatttcaaaattcctttttctttttaaaagtcaTTTCCTTTCGACTTATCTAAATCTCAAtacgcactacaaaaaaaattacttttcgcaacttgcagttcgccgcgtgtacggtcactgtacacgtggcgaactgttagcCGCGTGTAAGTAGCCGCGTACATACACGCGGTGGACTTGGTAGCGCTAAatgcacaattggccgcgtgtattttaatacacgcggccaatttgccGTGTGTACACTAATAAGCGCGGCCAGTTGGCCGCGCGTATTattgtacacgcggccaacatctggccgcgtgtacattaatacacgcggccagttgGCCGCGCGTGTAACAGATGGCCGCGTGTacaataatacacgcggccaactggccgcattataaaaatatatatatatatatatatatatatatatattttactaaaattctccaaatttatttcatccaaaaatatcacaaaatcaaattgcactaattaatcaaaacaacaatatttaaaattactttaaccatgtactaataaacatattcattactaacaataactacttacacaacaatatcaacaaatttttaaatcttgatttaataaagttattcgtgactaacaaaaaaaaatatatatacaaaatatctacaaatctggaggacgtcgctgcggatcacgaggtgcagtcccgggcgtgacctcgccaactgtcgattgtcccgcaagagatggtgtaacgggcgatggagtcccgagaggggattgttggctcagcaattgtccagaaggcgacaacgaaccaaccgttgtcgcattacctgcaagtaataaaaataattaacctacataatattatatgcaaatttaaacaaataatgagaacaaattaaaaataaacctaaatgtatacataatatgaaccatacctgcaggcgcactactaacagatgacgtactacctacgtgtgcgggtgaagactgctgagcaccagggcatacgaacgataatcctgtagaggacatgaaggcatcaaaatgtcgcatgcgctgctccataacatcaaaatgtcgcatgcgctgctccatagcatcaaactgtcgtatgcgctgctccatgctgtcagcccgctctctctcggcctgcactatgccctccaactcCGCAATTTTAtgagcagcccaatcctgagacgtgccctcggccggtcccccccgtgtgcggtccctatacgagaaacaagtcccgcgaacaggagtaacgttcggcccaacctgccgaaccctacccgcatactcgggtcgcccaaccgcttgctcttacgcgtcgccaggtgcccaacgcaccgtatctgatgagaCGGGGTCCGAGGCAACAGGATCAAtggacaaactctgtgtcatccgctcctgtacgtcgtcaacatacaaaacactggtaattaataaatactttatcacacgcataactaataataatcgataacatttaacagtagcatacgcataggtcccgtgtccgctcgttcaggtaagtgccgtctttccttgtgtgcgtcttcacaaacgactcggcgcgagtggggggcgtgccagatatagatgcctgtcgccatacagtataaatatataacagacattggatattcatttaatgttaagaaagaacaattatgtccaaataagaattagggtttttacatattgttccatacctcatcgtgattaaatctggcataacttttggaccccagactatgggggatgtcattctgctcccgcagccgcttcattcgttcagacctctcctttacattgaacatttgcaaaaaaatttaagaattgatacacttaattacttatgtgctatgattgaatgaactgtttattaaaaaaacacaacattttaGTAATACATtgaaagacctacataccacatttatttttgtgcaccactcgtgcagtacgtcctccacatccgttcggtcatacttatcaaaaaacgtatctggcattctcgcacgtattgtcaatggcgtgtcaccgtctcgaatatttagctgggtcctcaacttcgacttccacgaacggtgcttacggcccatatcaccccagaattcattctgtgccaggcgctggtcgacggatacgggtacataaaattcttgctgcacattcaatctaataattaattttagccgttcaataaaaaaatcatcttaactttaatttcacaaaatacatatattagtttcatacacataccattatggcatcccacatcgcctgctTAATCTGTTTATCTACCTTCGCCCATTTGTCCCGCAAGTGAATGTGGGATCCGCTCCGTAACATCTTGCCCgcagcccgtctataacgattgcatgctcgtcccacgggttgtgttgcagcattgtactgcaacacaactttcttacccctcgggagcacccaatttctctccgGGTCCTTaattacctcaaaatagatgctcccgtctgggttataccctagtcaataaatataaaacgttaatatagtaacactaaataacttaattatattaataaattaagaattcaatttaaatattatacgaacttactaaattaagatataatgatgtataaaaatgttcttacccatcagccgaatatggtcgaatgctatgtgctcggtcgctgggtcaccagcatgctcctcgcctaACTCATCCTCTGGGTGATGCTCATCATcatgatcgtcatccgaagGCATATCCTGAGGGACATCATGGGCTAACTGATCAAGACCCAACATCACATCGTCCCCCTCGCGGGGCAgctggctctcccccacatctgggtcctgactctccccaggaagcggcaactggctctgtccataaacaggcatctggctctccccaggtgcCGGTCCCTGGCCCCCCACCGGTGCCGACAGCTGTCCCGACCGCATACCCGGCATAGGCATCCCCCCCCGCTGTGGCAACGGAAATCTGTCATCCTGattctcactatcagggttgacTGGCATAGGTGGTGTAAGGGGGTGTGGATAGTACAACGGAAATCTGCTCAGATCATGAAACTCTGgcgcccaccatcgatcaatatgacccgGTGAGGTCAGCCCCAACTGCGAGAACGTCgtgtatggagaaggagaatatccagctgagctcgtctggccgggatctgacctgctcatccccgccgtacccgggggcaatggtctgtaAAAGGCATCCGGGCcgtgtggccacggtgtggtatgtagtgccgctgacatcgccggtgtggacgtaggcgggtatagagaaggagaatatccagctgtgctcgtctgcccgggatctgacctgctcatccccgccgtacccgggggcaatggtctgtaAAAGGCATCAGGGCcgtgtggccacggtgtggtatgtagtgccgctgacatcgccggtgtggatgtagtcgtgcaaggcgcgggtaggcgtggtgcacgatgtgcgcaagtagggggtctctggtccatcgaaacctgcgaacaaatgtgagacaaaatatttgaaattcgttttaattttaatattacaaaagaatatgcataatatacaatgagctctatgcaaacTAAGAAAGTACTTTGAGTTTAAGGaaattgtaccaataataaatatagcaatcattgtataacagga
The Alnus glutinosa chromosome 14, dhAlnGlut1.1, whole genome shotgun sequence genome window above contains:
- the LOC133857491 gene encoding uncharacterized protein LOC133857491, translated to MLRSGSHIHLRDKWAKVDKQIKQAMWDAIMQEFYVPVSVDQRLAQNEFWGDMGRKHRSWKSKLRTQLNIRDGDTPLTIRARMPDTFFDKYDRTDVEDVLHEWCTKINVERSERMKRLREQNDIPHSLGSKSYARFNHDEASISGTPPTRAESFVKTHTRKDGTYLNERTRDLCERMTQSLSIDPVASDPVSSDTVRLGCS